A genomic window from Hippocampus zosterae strain Florida chromosome 13, ASM2543408v3, whole genome shotgun sequence includes:
- the LOC127613840 gene encoding dynamin-2-like isoform X2: protein MGNRGMEDLIPLINKLQDAFSSIGQSCNLELPQIAVVGGQSAGKSSVLENFVGRDFLPRGSGIVTRRPLILQLVNNKAEYAEFLHCKGRKFVDFDEVRQEIEAETDRLTGSNKGISPIPINLRVYSPHVLNLTLIDLPGMTKVAVGDQPVDIEHQIRDMLLQFITKESCLILAVTPANTDLANSDALKIAKEVDPQGLRTIGVITKLDLMDEGTDARDILENKLLPLRRGYIGVVNRSQKDIDGKKDIRAALAAERKFFLSHPAYRHFAERMGTPHLQKSLNQQLTNHIRDTLPGLRSKLQSQLLSLEKEVEEYKNFRPDDPTRKTKALLQMVQQFGVDFEKCIEGSGDQVDTSNLSGGAKINRIFHERFPFELVKMEFDEKELRKEISYAIKNIHGVRTGLFTPDLAFEAIVKKQVIKLKEPCLKCIDMVIQELINTVRQCTNKLGSYPRLREETERIVTTYIRERDSKTKDQVLLLIDIELSYINTNHEDFIGFANAQQRTAANATKKRVMPNQVIRRGWLTINISIMKGGSKDYWFVLTAESLSWYKDEEEKEKKYMLPLDNLKLRDVEKGFMSSKHVFAIFNTEQRNVYKDLRQIELACDTQEDVDSWKASFLRAGVYPEKDQTENEDAMIPSDTVSMDPQLERQVETIRNLVDSYISIVNKSIRDLMPKTIMHLMINNAKDFIHSELLAYLYSAGDQSSLMEESAEQAQRRDELLRMYHALKESLVIIGDISTTTVSTPVPPPVDDTWIKESCPPAGIRPASATAPPPNRPPAVRGPTPGPAPPLNPSPAFGAPPVPTRPGPPPAQPGFDPNVPLIPSRPARVPPALPPGIPSRRPPAAPNRPTIIRPSEPSLLD from the exons ATGGGAAACCGGGGGATGGAAGACCTTATTCCCCTCATCAACAAGCTTCAGGACGCTTTCAGCTCCATCGGCCAGAGTTGCAACTTGGAACTGCCCCAAATAGCGGTCGTCGGCGGCCAGAGCGCGGGGAAGAGCTCCGTTCTGGAGAATTTCGTTGGCAG AGATTTCTTGCCCAGAGGGTCTGGTATCGTCACCCGTCGTCCACTCATCCTGCAACTCGTTAACAACAAAGCAG AGTATGCAGagttccttcattgtaagggcCGTAAATTTGTGGACTTTGACGAAGTCCGTCAGGAGATTGAAGCAGAAACTGACCGGCTCACCGGATCCAACAAGGGCATTTCACCCATCCCAATCAACCTTCGAGTCTACTCCCCCCATG TGTTAAACCTGACCCTGATTGACCTGCCAGGAATGACAAAAGTGGCTGTTGGAGACCAGCCTGTAGACATTGAACACCAGATTAGAGACATGCTGCTTCAGTTCATCACCAAGGAGAGCTGCCTCATTCTGGCCGTCACTCCCGCAAATACTGACCTGGCCAACTCAGATGCCCTCAAGATTGCCAAGGAGGTCGATCCTCAGG GTTTGCGGACGATTGGCGTGATTACCAAGCTGGACTTGATGGATGAGGGGACTGATGCTCGAGACATTCTGGAAAACAAACTGCTTCCTCTTCGCAGgg gtTACATTGGGGTGGTGAATCGCAGTCAGAAGGACATTGATGGGAAGAAAGACATCCGTGCTGCTTTGGCTGCTGAGCGCAAGTTCTTTTTGTCCCATCCTGCATACAGACATTTTGCAGAGCGCATGGGCACGCCACACCTGCAGAAGTCATTGAATCAG caaCTTACCAACCACATCCGTGACACCCTGCCAGGGTTGCGCAGCAAGCTGCAAAGCCAGCTGCTCTCCCTTGAGAAAGAGGTTGAGGAATACAAAAACTTTCGTCCTGATGATCCTACACGCAAAACCAAGGCGTTGCTTCA GATGGTGCAGCAGTTTGGTGTGGACTTTGAGAAGTGCATCGAAGGCTCGGGGGATCAGGTGGATACCTCCAACTTATCTGGAGGAGCAAAGATCAACCGCATTTTTCACGAGCGTTTTCCTTTTGAGCTGGTGAAG ATGGAGTTTGATGAGAAGGAGCTGAGGAAAGAGATCAGTTACGCaatcaaaaacatccatggcgtCAG GACAGGCCTGTTCACCCCAGACTTGGCGTTTGAGGCCATAGTGAAAAAGCAGGTCATTAAGCTGAAAGAACCGTGTCTGAAATGCATCGACATGGTCATCCAGGAGCTCATCAACACAGTCAGGCAGTGCACTAATAAG CTTGGATCCTATCCTCGCCTTAGAGAAGAGACTGAACGAATTGTCACCACTTACATCAGAGAGAGGGACAGCAAGACTAAAGACCAG GTGCTCCTGTTAATTGACATTGAACTCTCCTACATCAACACGAATCATGAGGACTTCATCGGGTTTGCCAA TGCGCAACAGAGGACGGCTGCGAATGCCACCAAGAAAAGAGTCATGCCGAACCAG GTTATCCGTCGAGGCTGGTTGACAATCAACATTAGCATCATGAAGGGAGGCTCTAAGGACTACTGGTTCGTCCTCACTGCAGAGTCCCTTTCCTGGTACAAAGATGAAGAA GAAAAGGAGAAGAAGTACATGTTGCCACTTGACAACTTGAAGCTAAGAGATGTGGAGAAGGGTTTCATGTCCAGCAAACACGTCTTTGCCATATTCAACACTGAGCAGAG AAACGTGTACAAAGACCTGCGGCAGATTGAGCTGGCGTGTGACACTCAGGAGGACGTTGACAGCTGGAAAGCCTCGTTCCTCCGAGCTGGTGTTTACCCTGAGAAAGACCag ACTGAAAATGAAGATGCGATGATTCCGAGCGACACCGTGTCTATGGACCCGCAGTTGGAGCGGCAGGTGGAGACCATTCGCAACCTGGTGGACTCGTATATCAGCATTGTCAACAAGTCCATCAGAGACCTCATGCCCAAGACCATTATGCACCTCATGATTAACAAT GCAAAGGACTTCATCCACTCTGAGCTGCTGGCTTACCTGTACTCAGCTGGGGACCAAAGCAGCCTAATGGAAGAGTCTGCTGAGCAGGCTCAGAGGAGAGATGAGCTGCTCAGGATGTACCATGCTCTGAAGGAATCTCTGGTCATTATTGGTGACATCAGTACCACCACTGTTTCAACCCCTGTGCCTCCACCGGTAGATGACACCTGGATCAAAGAGTCTTG TCCTCCTGCAGGAATTCGCCCTGCTTCTGCAACAGCGCCCCCCCCAAACCGACCCCCGGCAGTCAGGGGACCCACACCTGGTCCTGCCCCACCGTTGAATCCCTCACCGGCATTCGGGGCTCCACCTGTCCCCACTCGACCTGGCCCACCGCCTGCCCAGCCCGGTTTTGATCCAAACGTTCCGCTGATTCCCTCCAGACCGGCACGTGTGCCTCCTGCGCTGCCGCCGGGCATCCCAAG CAGAAGACCCCCGGCTGCTCCCAACAGACCCACCATCATACGTCCTTCAGAACCCTCCCTGCTTGATTAG
- the LOC127613840 gene encoding dynamin-2-like isoform X4: MGNRGMEDLIPLINKLQDAFSSIGQSCNLELPQIAVVGGQSAGKSSVLENFVGRDFLPRGSGIVTRRPLILQLVNNKAEYAEFLHCKGRKFVDFDEVRQEIEAETDRLTGSNKGISPIPINLRVYSPHVLNLTLIDLPGMTKVAVGDQPVDIEHQIRDMLLQFITKESCLILAVTPANTDLANSDALKIAKEVDPQGLRTIGVITKLDLMDEGTDARDILENKLLPLRRGYIGVVNRSQKDIDGKKDIRAALAAERKFFLSHPAYRHFAERMGTPHLQKSLNQQLTNHIRDTLPGLRSKLQSQLLSLEKEVEEYKNFRPDDPTRKTKALLQMVQQFGVDFEKCIEGSGDQVDTSNLSGGAKINRIFHERFPFELVKMEFDEKELRKEISYAIKNIHGVRTGLFTPDLAFEAIVKKQIIKLKDPCLKCVDLVVTELVTLIRKCTEKLGSYPRLREETERIVTTYIRERDSKTKDQVLLLIDIELSYINTNHEDFIGFANAQQRTAANATKKRVMPNQVIRRGWLTINISIMKGGSKDYWFVLTAESLSWYKDEEEKEKKYMLPLDNLKLRDVEKGFMSSKHVFAIFNTEQRNVYKDLRQIELACDTQEDVDSWKASFLRAGVYPEKDQTENEDAMIPSDTVSMDPQLERQVETIRNLVDSYISIVNKSIRDLMPKTIMHLMINNAKDFIHSELLAYLYSAGDQSSLMEESAEQAQRRDELLRMYHALKESLVIIGDISTTTVSTPVPPPVDDTWIKESCPPAGIRPASATAPPPNRPPAVRGPTPGPAPPLNPSPAFGAPPVPTRPGPPPAQPGFDPNVPLIPSRPARVPPALPPGIPRRPPAAPNRPTIIRPSEPSLLD; encoded by the exons ATGGGAAACCGGGGGATGGAAGACCTTATTCCCCTCATCAACAAGCTTCAGGACGCTTTCAGCTCCATCGGCCAGAGTTGCAACTTGGAACTGCCCCAAATAGCGGTCGTCGGCGGCCAGAGCGCGGGGAAGAGCTCCGTTCTGGAGAATTTCGTTGGCAG AGATTTCTTGCCCAGAGGGTCTGGTATCGTCACCCGTCGTCCACTCATCCTGCAACTCGTTAACAACAAAGCAG AGTATGCAGagttccttcattgtaagggcCGTAAATTTGTGGACTTTGACGAAGTCCGTCAGGAGATTGAAGCAGAAACTGACCGGCTCACCGGATCCAACAAGGGCATTTCACCCATCCCAATCAACCTTCGAGTCTACTCCCCCCATG TGTTAAACCTGACCCTGATTGACCTGCCAGGAATGACAAAAGTGGCTGTTGGAGACCAGCCTGTAGACATTGAACACCAGATTAGAGACATGCTGCTTCAGTTCATCACCAAGGAGAGCTGCCTCATTCTGGCCGTCACTCCCGCAAATACTGACCTGGCCAACTCAGATGCCCTCAAGATTGCCAAGGAGGTCGATCCTCAGG GTTTGCGGACGATTGGCGTGATTACCAAGCTGGACTTGATGGATGAGGGGACTGATGCTCGAGACATTCTGGAAAACAAACTGCTTCCTCTTCGCAGgg gtTACATTGGGGTGGTGAATCGCAGTCAGAAGGACATTGATGGGAAGAAAGACATCCGTGCTGCTTTGGCTGCTGAGCGCAAGTTCTTTTTGTCCCATCCTGCATACAGACATTTTGCAGAGCGCATGGGCACGCCACACCTGCAGAAGTCATTGAATCAG caaCTTACCAACCACATCCGTGACACCCTGCCAGGGTTGCGCAGCAAGCTGCAAAGCCAGCTGCTCTCCCTTGAGAAAGAGGTTGAGGAATACAAAAACTTTCGTCCTGATGATCCTACACGCAAAACCAAGGCGTTGCTTCA GATGGTGCAGCAGTTTGGTGTGGACTTTGAGAAGTGCATCGAAGGCTCGGGGGATCAGGTGGATACCTCCAACTTATCTGGAGGAGCAAAGATCAACCGCATTTTTCACGAGCGTTTTCCTTTTGAGCTGGTGAAG ATGGAGTTTGATGAGAAGGAGCTGAGGAAAGAGATCAGTTACGCaatcaaaaacatccatggcgtCAG GACAGGCCTGTTCACTCCTGACTTGGCGTTTGAAGCTATAGTGAAAAAGCAGATCATTAAGCTGAAAGACCCCTGTCTGAAATGCGTTGACCTCGTCGTCACCGAGCTTGTCACCCTGATAAGGAAATGCACCGAAAAG CTTGGATCCTATCCTCGCCTTAGAGAAGAGACTGAACGAATTGTCACCACTTACATCAGAGAGAGGGACAGCAAGACTAAAGACCAG GTGCTCCTGTTAATTGACATTGAACTCTCCTACATCAACACGAATCATGAGGACTTCATCGGGTTTGCCAA TGCGCAACAGAGGACGGCTGCGAATGCCACCAAGAAAAGAGTCATGCCGAACCAG GTTATCCGTCGAGGCTGGTTGACAATCAACATTAGCATCATGAAGGGAGGCTCTAAGGACTACTGGTTCGTCCTCACTGCAGAGTCCCTTTCCTGGTACAAAGATGAAGAA GAAAAGGAGAAGAAGTACATGTTGCCACTTGACAACTTGAAGCTAAGAGATGTGGAGAAGGGTTTCATGTCCAGCAAACACGTCTTTGCCATATTCAACACTGAGCAGAG AAACGTGTACAAAGACCTGCGGCAGATTGAGCTGGCGTGTGACACTCAGGAGGACGTTGACAGCTGGAAAGCCTCGTTCCTCCGAGCTGGTGTTTACCCTGAGAAAGACCag ACTGAAAATGAAGATGCGATGATTCCGAGCGACACCGTGTCTATGGACCCGCAGTTGGAGCGGCAGGTGGAGACCATTCGCAACCTGGTGGACTCGTATATCAGCATTGTCAACAAGTCCATCAGAGACCTCATGCCCAAGACCATTATGCACCTCATGATTAACAAT GCAAAGGACTTCATCCACTCTGAGCTGCTGGCTTACCTGTACTCAGCTGGGGACCAAAGCAGCCTAATGGAAGAGTCTGCTGAGCAGGCTCAGAGGAGAGATGAGCTGCTCAGGATGTACCATGCTCTGAAGGAATCTCTGGTCATTATTGGTGACATCAGTACCACCACTGTTTCAACCCCTGTGCCTCCACCGGTAGATGACACCTGGATCAAAGAGTCTTG TCCTCCTGCAGGAATTCGCCCTGCTTCTGCAACAGCGCCCCCCCCAAACCGACCCCCGGCAGTCAGGGGACCCACACCTGGTCCTGCCCCACCGTTGAATCCCTCACCGGCATTCGGGGCTCCACCTGTCCCCACTCGACCTGGCCCACCGCCTGCCCAGCCCGGTTTTGATCCAAACGTTCCGCTGATTCCCTCCAGACCGGCACGTGTGCCTCCTGCGCTGCCGCCGGGCATCCCAAG AAGACCCCCGGCTGCTCCCAACAGACCCACCATCATACGTCCTTCAGAACCCTCCCTGCTTGATTAG
- the LOC127613840 gene encoding dynamin-2-like isoform X5, translated as MGNRGMEDLIPLINKLQDAFSSIGQSCNLELPQIAVVGGQSAGKSSVLENFVGRDFLPRGSGIVTRRPLILQLVNNKAEYAEFLHCKGRKFVDFDEVRQEIEAETDRLTGSNKGISPIPINLRVYSPHVLNLTLIDLPGMTKVAVGDQPVDIEHQIRDMLLQFITKESCLILAVTPANTDLANSDALKIAKEVDPQGLRTIGVITKLDLMDEGTDARDILENKLLPLRRGYIGVVNRSQKDIDGKKDIRAALAAERKFFLSHPAYRHFAERMGTPHLQKSLNQQLTNHIRDTLPGLRSKLQSQLLSLEKEVEEYKNFRPDDPTRKTKALLQMVQQFGVDFEKCIEGSGDQVDTSNLSGGAKINRIFHERFPFELVKMEFDEKELRKEISYAIKNIHGVRTGLFTPDLAFEAIVKKQVIKLKEPCLKCIDMVIQELINTVRQCTNKLGSYPRLREETERIVTTYIRERDSKTKDQVLLLIDIELSYINTNHEDFIGFANAQQRTAANATKKRVMPNQVIRRGWLTINISIMKGGSKDYWFVLTAESLSWYKDEEEKEKKYMLPLDNLKLRDVEKGFMSSKHVFAIFNTEQRNVYKDLRQIELACDTQEDVDSWKASFLRAGVYPEKDQTENEDAMIPSDTVSMDPQLERQVETIRNLVDSYISIVNKSIRDLMPKTIMHLMINNAKDFIHSELLAYLYSAGDQSSLMEESAEQAQRRDELLRMYHALKESLVIIGDISTTTVSTPVPPPVDDTWIKESCPPAGIRPASATAPPPNRPPAVRGPTPGPAPPLNPSPAFGAPPVPTRPGPPPAQPGFDPNVPLIPSRPARVPPALPPGIPRRPPAAPNRPTIIRPSEPSLLD; from the exons ATGGGAAACCGGGGGATGGAAGACCTTATTCCCCTCATCAACAAGCTTCAGGACGCTTTCAGCTCCATCGGCCAGAGTTGCAACTTGGAACTGCCCCAAATAGCGGTCGTCGGCGGCCAGAGCGCGGGGAAGAGCTCCGTTCTGGAGAATTTCGTTGGCAG AGATTTCTTGCCCAGAGGGTCTGGTATCGTCACCCGTCGTCCACTCATCCTGCAACTCGTTAACAACAAAGCAG AGTATGCAGagttccttcattgtaagggcCGTAAATTTGTGGACTTTGACGAAGTCCGTCAGGAGATTGAAGCAGAAACTGACCGGCTCACCGGATCCAACAAGGGCATTTCACCCATCCCAATCAACCTTCGAGTCTACTCCCCCCATG TGTTAAACCTGACCCTGATTGACCTGCCAGGAATGACAAAAGTGGCTGTTGGAGACCAGCCTGTAGACATTGAACACCAGATTAGAGACATGCTGCTTCAGTTCATCACCAAGGAGAGCTGCCTCATTCTGGCCGTCACTCCCGCAAATACTGACCTGGCCAACTCAGATGCCCTCAAGATTGCCAAGGAGGTCGATCCTCAGG GTTTGCGGACGATTGGCGTGATTACCAAGCTGGACTTGATGGATGAGGGGACTGATGCTCGAGACATTCTGGAAAACAAACTGCTTCCTCTTCGCAGgg gtTACATTGGGGTGGTGAATCGCAGTCAGAAGGACATTGATGGGAAGAAAGACATCCGTGCTGCTTTGGCTGCTGAGCGCAAGTTCTTTTTGTCCCATCCTGCATACAGACATTTTGCAGAGCGCATGGGCACGCCACACCTGCAGAAGTCATTGAATCAG caaCTTACCAACCACATCCGTGACACCCTGCCAGGGTTGCGCAGCAAGCTGCAAAGCCAGCTGCTCTCCCTTGAGAAAGAGGTTGAGGAATACAAAAACTTTCGTCCTGATGATCCTACACGCAAAACCAAGGCGTTGCTTCA GATGGTGCAGCAGTTTGGTGTGGACTTTGAGAAGTGCATCGAAGGCTCGGGGGATCAGGTGGATACCTCCAACTTATCTGGAGGAGCAAAGATCAACCGCATTTTTCACGAGCGTTTTCCTTTTGAGCTGGTGAAG ATGGAGTTTGATGAGAAGGAGCTGAGGAAAGAGATCAGTTACGCaatcaaaaacatccatggcgtCAG GACAGGCCTGTTCACCCCAGACTTGGCGTTTGAGGCCATAGTGAAAAAGCAGGTCATTAAGCTGAAAGAACCGTGTCTGAAATGCATCGACATGGTCATCCAGGAGCTCATCAACACAGTCAGGCAGTGCACTAATAAG CTTGGATCCTATCCTCGCCTTAGAGAAGAGACTGAACGAATTGTCACCACTTACATCAGAGAGAGGGACAGCAAGACTAAAGACCAG GTGCTCCTGTTAATTGACATTGAACTCTCCTACATCAACACGAATCATGAGGACTTCATCGGGTTTGCCAA TGCGCAACAGAGGACGGCTGCGAATGCCACCAAGAAAAGAGTCATGCCGAACCAG GTTATCCGTCGAGGCTGGTTGACAATCAACATTAGCATCATGAAGGGAGGCTCTAAGGACTACTGGTTCGTCCTCACTGCAGAGTCCCTTTCCTGGTACAAAGATGAAGAA GAAAAGGAGAAGAAGTACATGTTGCCACTTGACAACTTGAAGCTAAGAGATGTGGAGAAGGGTTTCATGTCCAGCAAACACGTCTTTGCCATATTCAACACTGAGCAGAG AAACGTGTACAAAGACCTGCGGCAGATTGAGCTGGCGTGTGACACTCAGGAGGACGTTGACAGCTGGAAAGCCTCGTTCCTCCGAGCTGGTGTTTACCCTGAGAAAGACCag ACTGAAAATGAAGATGCGATGATTCCGAGCGACACCGTGTCTATGGACCCGCAGTTGGAGCGGCAGGTGGAGACCATTCGCAACCTGGTGGACTCGTATATCAGCATTGTCAACAAGTCCATCAGAGACCTCATGCCCAAGACCATTATGCACCTCATGATTAACAAT GCAAAGGACTTCATCCACTCTGAGCTGCTGGCTTACCTGTACTCAGCTGGGGACCAAAGCAGCCTAATGGAAGAGTCTGCTGAGCAGGCTCAGAGGAGAGATGAGCTGCTCAGGATGTACCATGCTCTGAAGGAATCTCTGGTCATTATTGGTGACATCAGTACCACCACTGTTTCAACCCCTGTGCCTCCACCGGTAGATGACACCTGGATCAAAGAGTCTTG TCCTCCTGCAGGAATTCGCCCTGCTTCTGCAACAGCGCCCCCCCCAAACCGACCCCCGGCAGTCAGGGGACCCACACCTGGTCCTGCCCCACCGTTGAATCCCTCACCGGCATTCGGGGCTCCACCTGTCCCCACTCGACCTGGCCCACCGCCTGCCCAGCCCGGTTTTGATCCAAACGTTCCGCTGATTCCCTCCAGACCGGCACGTGTGCCTCCTGCGCTGCCGCCGGGCATCCCAAG AAGACCCCCGGCTGCTCCCAACAGACCCACCATCATACGTCCTTCAGAACCCTCCCTGCTTGATTAG
- the LOC127613840 gene encoding dynamin-2-like isoform X1 — protein sequence MGNRGMEDLIPLINKLQDAFSSIGQSCNLELPQIAVVGGQSAGKSSVLENFVGRDFLPRGSGIVTRRPLILQLVNNKAEYAEFLHCKGRKFVDFDEVRQEIEAETDRLTGSNKGISPIPINLRVYSPHVLNLTLIDLPGMTKVAVGDQPVDIEHQIRDMLLQFITKESCLILAVTPANTDLANSDALKIAKEVDPQGLRTIGVITKLDLMDEGTDARDILENKLLPLRRGYIGVVNRSQKDIDGKKDIRAALAAERKFFLSHPAYRHFAERMGTPHLQKSLNQQLTNHIRDTLPGLRSKLQSQLLSLEKEVEEYKNFRPDDPTRKTKALLQMVQQFGVDFEKCIEGSGDQVDTSNLSGGAKINRIFHERFPFELVKMEFDEKELRKEISYAIKNIHGVRTGLFTPDLAFEAIVKKQVIKLKEPCLKCIDMVIQELINTVRQCTNKLGSYPRLREETERIVTTYIRERDSKTKDQVLLLIDIELSYINTNHEDFIGFANAQQRTAANATKKRVMPNQGEILVIRRGWLTINISIMKGGSKDYWFVLTAESLSWYKDEEEKEKKYMLPLDNLKLRDVEKGFMSSKHVFAIFNTEQRNVYKDLRQIELACDTQEDVDSWKASFLRAGVYPEKDQTENEDAMIPSDTVSMDPQLERQVETIRNLVDSYISIVNKSIRDLMPKTIMHLMINNAKDFIHSELLAYLYSAGDQSSLMEESAEQAQRRDELLRMYHALKESLVIIGDISTTTVSTPVPPPVDDTWIKESCPPAGIRPASATAPPPNRPPAVRGPTPGPAPPLNPSPAFGAPPVPTRPGPPPAQPGFDPNVPLIPSRPARVPPALPPGIPSRRPPAAPNRPTIIRPSEPSLLD from the exons ATGGGAAACCGGGGGATGGAAGACCTTATTCCCCTCATCAACAAGCTTCAGGACGCTTTCAGCTCCATCGGCCAGAGTTGCAACTTGGAACTGCCCCAAATAGCGGTCGTCGGCGGCCAGAGCGCGGGGAAGAGCTCCGTTCTGGAGAATTTCGTTGGCAG AGATTTCTTGCCCAGAGGGTCTGGTATCGTCACCCGTCGTCCACTCATCCTGCAACTCGTTAACAACAAAGCAG AGTATGCAGagttccttcattgtaagggcCGTAAATTTGTGGACTTTGACGAAGTCCGTCAGGAGATTGAAGCAGAAACTGACCGGCTCACCGGATCCAACAAGGGCATTTCACCCATCCCAATCAACCTTCGAGTCTACTCCCCCCATG TGTTAAACCTGACCCTGATTGACCTGCCAGGAATGACAAAAGTGGCTGTTGGAGACCAGCCTGTAGACATTGAACACCAGATTAGAGACATGCTGCTTCAGTTCATCACCAAGGAGAGCTGCCTCATTCTGGCCGTCACTCCCGCAAATACTGACCTGGCCAACTCAGATGCCCTCAAGATTGCCAAGGAGGTCGATCCTCAGG GTTTGCGGACGATTGGCGTGATTACCAAGCTGGACTTGATGGATGAGGGGACTGATGCTCGAGACATTCTGGAAAACAAACTGCTTCCTCTTCGCAGgg gtTACATTGGGGTGGTGAATCGCAGTCAGAAGGACATTGATGGGAAGAAAGACATCCGTGCTGCTTTGGCTGCTGAGCGCAAGTTCTTTTTGTCCCATCCTGCATACAGACATTTTGCAGAGCGCATGGGCACGCCACACCTGCAGAAGTCATTGAATCAG caaCTTACCAACCACATCCGTGACACCCTGCCAGGGTTGCGCAGCAAGCTGCAAAGCCAGCTGCTCTCCCTTGAGAAAGAGGTTGAGGAATACAAAAACTTTCGTCCTGATGATCCTACACGCAAAACCAAGGCGTTGCTTCA GATGGTGCAGCAGTTTGGTGTGGACTTTGAGAAGTGCATCGAAGGCTCGGGGGATCAGGTGGATACCTCCAACTTATCTGGAGGAGCAAAGATCAACCGCATTTTTCACGAGCGTTTTCCTTTTGAGCTGGTGAAG ATGGAGTTTGATGAGAAGGAGCTGAGGAAAGAGATCAGTTACGCaatcaaaaacatccatggcgtCAG GACAGGCCTGTTCACCCCAGACTTGGCGTTTGAGGCCATAGTGAAAAAGCAGGTCATTAAGCTGAAAGAACCGTGTCTGAAATGCATCGACATGGTCATCCAGGAGCTCATCAACACAGTCAGGCAGTGCACTAATAAG CTTGGATCCTATCCTCGCCTTAGAGAAGAGACTGAACGAATTGTCACCACTTACATCAGAGAGAGGGACAGCAAGACTAAAGACCAG GTGCTCCTGTTAATTGACATTGAACTCTCCTACATCAACACGAATCATGAGGACTTCATCGGGTTTGCCAA TGCGCAACAGAGGACGGCTGCGAATGCCACCAAGAAAAGAGTCATGCCGAACCAG GGAGAGATTCTT GTTATCCGTCGAGGCTGGTTGACAATCAACATTAGCATCATGAAGGGAGGCTCTAAGGACTACTGGTTCGTCCTCACTGCAGAGTCCCTTTCCTGGTACAAAGATGAAGAA GAAAAGGAGAAGAAGTACATGTTGCCACTTGACAACTTGAAGCTAAGAGATGTGGAGAAGGGTTTCATGTCCAGCAAACACGTCTTTGCCATATTCAACACTGAGCAGAG AAACGTGTACAAAGACCTGCGGCAGATTGAGCTGGCGTGTGACACTCAGGAGGACGTTGACAGCTGGAAAGCCTCGTTCCTCCGAGCTGGTGTTTACCCTGAGAAAGACCag ACTGAAAATGAAGATGCGATGATTCCGAGCGACACCGTGTCTATGGACCCGCAGTTGGAGCGGCAGGTGGAGACCATTCGCAACCTGGTGGACTCGTATATCAGCATTGTCAACAAGTCCATCAGAGACCTCATGCCCAAGACCATTATGCACCTCATGATTAACAAT GCAAAGGACTTCATCCACTCTGAGCTGCTGGCTTACCTGTACTCAGCTGGGGACCAAAGCAGCCTAATGGAAGAGTCTGCTGAGCAGGCTCAGAGGAGAGATGAGCTGCTCAGGATGTACCATGCTCTGAAGGAATCTCTGGTCATTATTGGTGACATCAGTACCACCACTGTTTCAACCCCTGTGCCTCCACCGGTAGATGACACCTGGATCAAAGAGTCTTG TCCTCCTGCAGGAATTCGCCCTGCTTCTGCAACAGCGCCCCCCCCAAACCGACCCCCGGCAGTCAGGGGACCCACACCTGGTCCTGCCCCACCGTTGAATCCCTCACCGGCATTCGGGGCTCCACCTGTCCCCACTCGACCTGGCCCACCGCCTGCCCAGCCCGGTTTTGATCCAAACGTTCCGCTGATTCCCTCCAGACCGGCACGTGTGCCTCCTGCGCTGCCGCCGGGCATCCCAAG CAGAAGACCCCCGGCTGCTCCCAACAGACCCACCATCATACGTCCTTCAGAACCCTCCCTGCTTGATTAG